One genomic region from Leptolyngbya sp. FACHB-261 encodes:
- a CDS encoding alpha/beta fold hydrolase — protein MTTFRTVSIDGLDIFYREAGSRSNPTILLLHGFPTSSHMFRNLIPALADKFHLVAPDYPGYGNSSMPTVDEFDYTFDHLAEIMEKFIAAIDLQKYSLYVMDYGAPIGYRIAAKHPERVEALIVQNGNAYEEGLREFWDPIKAYWQERSPENASKLTHLVTLEATKWQYTNGVSDLEAISPDTWTMDQLFLDRPGNAEIQLALLYSYGTNPPLYPQWQEYFRKYQPPTLIVWGKNDYIFPAEGAYPYQRDLKDVEFHLLDTGHFALEEDGDVIADHIRGFMTTHVMKKGLMATSSRK, from the coding sequence GTGACTACATTTCGCACCGTTTCGATCGATGGTTTAGATATCTTTTATCGCGAAGCGGGCTCGCGCAGTAATCCGACAATTTTGCTGCTGCACGGCTTCCCGACATCCTCTCACATGTTCCGCAATCTGATCCCTGCGTTAGCCGATAAATTCCATCTGGTTGCACCCGATTATCCAGGTTATGGCAACAGTTCGATGCCAACCGTGGATGAGTTTGACTACACGTTTGATCATCTGGCTGAGATTATGGAGAAATTCATTGCCGCGATCGATCTCCAGAAATATAGCCTTTACGTAATGGATTATGGTGCTCCCATCGGCTATCGGATTGCAGCAAAACACCCAGAGCGAGTGGAAGCGTTGATTGTCCAAAACGGGAATGCCTACGAGGAAGGACTGCGCGAATTTTGGGACCCGATCAAGGCTTACTGGCAAGAGCGTTCGCCTGAGAATGCTAGCAAGCTCACTCACCTTGTCACCCTGGAAGCAACCAAGTGGCAATATACCAACGGCGTTAGCGATCTTGAAGCGATTAGCCCGGATACCTGGACTATGGATCAACTCTTCCTCGACCGCCCCGGAAACGCTGAAATCCAACTGGCGCTGTTGTATAGCTATGGCACGAATCCGCCACTATACCCCCAATGGCAAGAGTATTTCCGCAAATACCAGCCGCCGACCCTGATTGTTTGGGGTAAGAACGACTATATCTTCCCCGCTGAGGGTGCCTATCCCTACCAGCGCGATCTGAAAGATGTTGAGTTCCATTTACTGGATACTGGGCACTTTGCCCTAGAAGAGGACGGGGATGTGATCGCGGATCATATTCGTGGCTTTATGACAACTCATGTTATGAAAAAGGGTCTTATGGCAACCTCTAGCCGAAAATAA
- a CDS encoding SDR family oxidoreductase — protein sequence MKKLDGKVAVVTGASKGIGTEIAKHLASEGALVVVNYASQILLGRIGQPQDIAPAVVFLASSDSAWITGATLPIAGGFA from the coding sequence ATGAAAAAGCTAGACGGAAAAGTTGCAGTTGTGACAGGGGCATCCAAAGGAATTGGTACCGAGATCGCTAAACATCTGGCATCCGAAGGAGCATTGGTAGTTGTTAACTATGCTTCGCAAATTCTCTTGGGACGGATCGGACAACCCCAGGACATTGCCCCTGCGGTTGTCTTCCTCGCATCTTCCGATTCAGCCTGGATCACGGGGGCAACGCTGCCTATCGCAGGTGGTTTTGCTTAA
- a CDS encoding filamentous hemagglutinin N-terminal domain-containing protein, giving the protein MNQGRLQAWFLTGSTLGALLFAQSMAAQVVPDNTLLGGERSQVTGNLNFQINGGARQGGNLFHSFRQFSVPTGGSAYFNNAPSITTIFTRVTGGLISNIDGLIRANGAANLFLLNPNGILFGPNARLNIGGSFVATTANSISFADNFQYSATNPQRTPLLTVSVPSGLQMGANPGPIVVQGNGYDLSVTVPIFSPLIRGGSGAGLQVPAAQTLALIGGDIAIDGGTLTAEQGRIELGSVRDGQVNLSSTTSGFAFDYQGSQRFGDIRLSQQALADASGGGLIQVQGNNVSLTDGSILLIQNQGTQAGGSVRVNAARSLEVSGSNADVEFRGLESETVGVGRGADITVSTQQLIVQNGAAAFARSHSSGDAGNITVNASDSVQLTGTSPTNPSVSSAISTIAFSSGDAGDVIVSTQEITVLDGGVIASPTFGVGRSGDITVNVLDSIRLIGQGNVSNPSTLAATTNSPGDAGQITVNTAKLVIQDGGSLSTSTLGTGRAGNITVNARESVEISGRPLTPGAPSAVRSAAAIAPEALRQAFGLPDRPSGSSGSLTINTPRLSISNGANATVSNEGTGSAGTLRVNADSIVIDCGSAITAATASGEGGNLDLNVKDVLLLRSNSQITTSAGGTGNGGNMRIDAGSIVAVPTENSDIRANSVSARGGSVLINTSGIFGIQFRSQDTTSSDITTTGASSAESGTVQLNINQLDPTSGLVELSTTVADPARFIAQGCPATQGNSFVITGRGGLPPTPEQQLDDDAEWQDRRRLTVASQTTGGEVRSQGSAVRSRKLDSPILEATGWQVSPTGEVILVAATPEPIVQNPLNQSGVCKGRQ; this is encoded by the coding sequence ATGAACCAGGGGCGTTTGCAAGCATGGTTTTTGACTGGTAGCACCCTGGGTGCGTTGCTTTTCGCTCAATCAATGGCCGCACAAGTCGTGCCTGATAATACGCTGCTTGGGGGAGAGCGATCGCAAGTCACGGGCAATCTTAATTTCCAGATTAATGGCGGAGCAAGGCAGGGTGGCAATCTATTCCACAGCTTTAGACAGTTTTCTGTGCCGACTGGAGGCTCTGCCTACTTCAACAATGCACCCAGCATCACCACCATTTTCACTCGCGTCACAGGTGGGTTGATTTCTAATATTGATGGTTTGATTCGGGCAAATGGGGCGGCGAATCTGTTTTTGCTTAACCCGAATGGCATTTTGTTTGGTCCGAATGCCCGACTTAACATTGGTGGTTCGTTTGTAGCGACGACTGCCAACAGCATCAGCTTTGCCGATAATTTTCAGTACAGCGCCACGAATCCTCAAAGGACACCGTTGTTAACTGTTAGTGTTCCATCTGGGTTGCAGATGGGAGCAAATCCAGGTCCGATTGTGGTGCAGGGGAATGGATACGATTTATCCGTTACAGTGCCTATTTTTTCACCTCTGATTAGAGGTGGTAGTGGAGCAGGGTTGCAAGTGCCAGCCGCTCAGACCCTTGCTTTGATTGGTGGAGATATAGCCATTGATGGCGGCACGCTGACAGCAGAACAAGGGCGGATTGAGTTAGGTAGTGTGCGCGATGGGCAAGTGAACCTCAGTTCTACGACCTCTGGTTTTGCGTTTGATTATCAGGGAAGCCAACGCTTTGGTGATATTCGCCTCTCGCAACAGGCACTAGCCGATGCTAGTGGAGGTGGGTTGATTCAAGTACAGGGTAATAATGTATCGCTCACTGATGGCTCAATTCTTTTGATTCAGAACCAGGGGACTCAAGCAGGCGGGAGCGTCAGGGTTAATGCTGCACGGTCTTTAGAAGTGAGTGGAAGCAACGCAGATGTTGAATTTCGCGGCTTGGAAAGTGAAACTGTGGGAGTTGGACGTGGAGCAGATATTACAGTTTCAACTCAGCAGTTGATTGTACAGAATGGGGCGGCAGCCTTTGCTCGCTCCCACAGTTCTGGGGATGCTGGCAATATAACTGTAAATGCTTCTGATTCTGTTCAATTGACTGGAACTTCACCTACAAATCCTAGTGTAAGCAGCGCCATCAGTACTATTGCTTTCAGCTCTGGAGATGCAGGAGATGTCATCGTGTCAACACAGGAGATAACTGTTCTTGATGGAGGAGTCATCGCATCGCCAACTTTTGGAGTTGGTCGCAGCGGAGATATCACCGTCAATGTGCTCGACTCGATAAGACTGATTGGACAGGGTAATGTTTCCAATCCAAGTACTCTAGCTGCTACTACTAATAGTCCTGGAGATGCTGGTCAGATCACAGTCAATACTGCAAAGTTAGTGATTCAGGATGGGGGATCCCTTTCGACTTCTACTCTAGGAACTGGTCGTGCAGGTAATATCACTGTCAATGCCAGAGAGTCTGTCGAGATCAGTGGTCGCCCCCTCACACCTGGTGCACCCAGTGCAGTGAGGTCGGCTGCTGCGATTGCGCCTGAAGCCTTACGACAAGCTTTTGGATTACCTGATAGACCTAGTGGAAGTTCAGGTAGCTTGACCATTAACACGCCCCGTTTGAGCATCAGCAATGGGGCAAACGCCACTGTCAGTAATGAGGGAACTGGAAGTGCTGGCACTTTGCGGGTGAATGCCGACTCGATCGTTATCGACTGTGGTAGTGCGATTACTGCGGCTACTGCATCTGGAGAGGGAGGCAACCTTGACCTGAATGTAAAGGACGTTTTGTTGCTGCGAAGCAATAGTCAAATTACAACCTCGGCGGGTGGTACTGGCAATGGCGGCAACATGCGGATTGATGCAGGCTCGATTGTTGCTGTACCCACTGAAAATAGCGACATTCGTGCCAATTCTGTCAGCGCTCGTGGCGGTAGTGTCTTGATTAATACCTCTGGCATCTTCGGCATCCAGTTTCGTTCTCAAGACACGACTTCGAGCGACATCACCACTACCGGAGCCAGCTCTGCTGAGAGTGGCACCGTCCAACTCAATATCAATCAACTTGACCCCACCTCTGGCTTAGTCGAACTGTCCACCACTGTTGCTGATCCAGCTCGTTTCATTGCCCAAGGTTGTCCTGCTACGCAAGGTAACTCGTTTGTGATCACCGGTCGAGGGGGATTACCTCCCACCCCTGAGCAACAGTTGGATGATGATGCCGAGTGGCAAGACCGCCGTAGGCTAACCGTGGCTAGTCAGACTACTGGTGGAGAAGTCAGAAGTCAGGGCTCAGCAGTCAGGAGCCGAAAGTTAGATAGCCCAATCCTCGAAGCAACGGGCTGGCAGGTGAGTCCGACCGGAGAAGTCATCCTGGTTGCGGCCACCCCTGAGCCAATTGTGCAGAATCCATTGAACCAGTCAGGGGTTTGTAAAGGCAGGCAGTAA
- a CDS encoding alpha/beta fold hydrolase, with protein sequence MTVSRTVTVDGLDIFYREAGSPDAQTILLLHGFPTSSHMFRNLMPALADRFHLVAPDYPGFGYSSMPAVDEFDYTFDHLAEVMTGFIDAIGLKRYSLYLMDYGAPIGYRIAAKNPERVESLIVQNGNAYEEGLGDFWKPMRAYWQHKTPENAERVRQTMTVDATKRYYTTGARNLENLSPDTWTLDQALLNRPGNLDIQLALKYSYQSNLLLYPQWQAYLRQHQPPTLVVWGKNDRGFLVEGAYAYKRDLQNLEFHLFDTGHFALEEDGDAIADHIRRFMTTHVGERVLLKAGVI encoded by the coding sequence GTGACGGTATCTCGCACAGTTACTGTTGATGGGCTTGACATTTTCTACCGGGAAGCAGGTTCACCTGATGCGCAAACTATCTTGTTGCTACACGGTTTTCCCACGTCATCCCACATGTTCCGCAATCTGATGCCTGCGCTTGCCGATCGCTTCCATCTGGTTGCCCCCGACTATCCTGGCTTTGGTTATAGTTCCATGCCCGCGGTGGATGAGTTTGATTACACCTTCGATCACCTTGCCGAAGTGATGACAGGCTTTATCGATGCGATCGGGTTGAAACGCTACAGCCTTTACTTAATGGATTATGGCGCGCCCATTGGCTATCGAATCGCGGCTAAAAATCCAGAGCGAGTAGAGTCCCTGATTGTGCAGAATGGCAATGCCTATGAGGAAGGGTTAGGCGACTTTTGGAAACCAATGAGAGCCTATTGGCAGCACAAAACACCTGAAAATGCCGAGCGGGTGCGCCAGACTATGACAGTGGATGCCACGAAACGGTATTACACCACCGGAGCCAGGAATCTAGAAAACCTCAGTCCTGATACTTGGACTCTGGATCAAGCCCTCCTCAATCGCCCTGGCAACCTAGATATTCAACTGGCATTGAAATACAGCTACCAGTCCAATCTGCTGCTATATCCGCAATGGCAAGCCTACCTTCGTCAGCATCAACCACCCACGCTAGTGGTATGGGGTAAGAACGACCGAGGCTTTTTAGTAGAAGGAGCCTACGCCTACAAACGCGACTTGCAGAACCTTGAGTTTCATCTCTTCGATACCGGGCACTTTGCCCTGGAAGAAGATGGGGACGCAATCGCAGACCATATCCGGCGATTTATGACCACTCACGTTGGAGAAAGGGTATTACTGAAGGCGGGTGTCATTTAG
- a CDS encoding alpha/beta hydrolase, translating to MVAQANSQAVKILEVADDPRLSREVKAFLKVLNSSGVPLETLPPVEARQALVDAQASVEVDLSGIDESEKTITADGYSIKLNIVRPEGVKGTLPVFMFIHGGGWVLGDYPTHKRMVRDLVVLSGFAAVFVNYTPTPDAQYPQAINEIYAATQWVAEHGEEIGVDGKNLAIVGNSVGGNMTTVTALKAKEKGGPDIKLQILMWPIVDANFETDSYQQFGEKRFLTTPLMKWMYDLYTTDLEKRKEIYASPLQATIEQLKGLPPALIQVAESDILRDEGEAYGRKLDEAGVTVTTVRYNGMIHDFGLLNGLAEVPAVRSLFVHAAAELKKYLQ from the coding sequence ATGGTTGCTCAAGCAAACTCACAAGCGGTGAAAATTTTGGAAGTCGCAGATGATCCACGTCTTTCCAGAGAAGTGAAAGCATTTTTGAAAGTTCTGAATTCAAGTGGTGTACCTTTAGAGACGCTCCCTCCAGTCGAAGCGCGTCAAGCGCTAGTGGATGCGCAAGCTTCTGTTGAGGTTGATCTTTCAGGGATTGACGAGTCTGAGAAGACAATTACTGCTGACGGCTATTCGATCAAGCTAAACATCGTGCGACCTGAAGGTGTTAAGGGCACCTTACCTGTTTTCATGTTTATTCATGGCGGCGGCTGGGTGCTGGGTGATTATCCAACACATAAACGCATGGTTCGCGATCTCGTCGTGCTTTCAGGTTTTGCGGCTGTCTTTGTCAACTACACTCCAACTCCCGATGCTCAGTACCCGCAGGCTATCAATGAGATCTATGCCGCGACGCAATGGGTTGCCGAGCATGGTGAAGAGATTGGTGTTGATGGCAAAAATCTGGCAATTGTCGGCAACAGTGTTGGCGGTAACATGACGACTGTGACCGCATTGAAGGCAAAAGAGAAGGGAGGACCAGACATTAAGTTGCAAATCCTGATGTGGCCGATCGTGGACGCTAATTTTGAAACAGATTCTTATCAACAATTTGGCGAGAAACGTTTCCTGACCACACCTTTGATGAAGTGGATGTATGACCTTTATACAACTGATCTGGAAAAACGCAAAGAAATTTACGCCTCTCCTCTACAGGCTACGATTGAGCAACTGAAAGGATTGCCCCCAGCGTTAATTCAGGTCGCCGAAAGCGATATCTTGCGAGATGAAGGCGAAGCTTATGGACGCAAGTTGGATGAAGCCGGGGTAACCGTGACAACTGTGCGTTACAACGGCATGATCCATGACTTCGGACTGTTGAATGGTTTGGCCGAGGTTCCGGCCGTTCGTTCTCTTTTCGTCCACGCAGCCGCTGAACTGAAAAAATACCTGCAATAG
- a CDS encoding nuclear transport factor 2 family protein, whose product MNPHSQTEVASQGTSYHTQFEIARHFHAALVARDWSALRALLANDAHWTLPGDNTISGTANGADSVVERASKIAGYSLSFELQHILVSRDNVALSLHNTAQQGNRTLDEYLATVCQLKGNKIAAIETYLSDVEGMNAFFI is encoded by the coding sequence ATGAATCCACACTCTCAAACAGAAGTCGCCTCACAAGGAACCAGCTACCATACCCAATTCGAGATCGCCCGTCACTTCCACGCTGCGCTTGTTGCACGAGACTGGAGCGCGCTGCGGGCCCTCCTGGCTAACGACGCACACTGGACATTGCCGGGCGACAACACAATCTCAGGAACTGCCAACGGAGCTGATTCTGTAGTTGAGCGGGCGAGCAAGATTGCAGGCTACAGTCTGAGCTTTGAGCTACAGCATATTCTCGTTAGCAGAGACAACGTGGCTTTGTCTTTGCACAATACTGCCCAGCAAGGCAATCGCACACTCGACGAGTATCTGGCAACGGTATGTCAGCTCAAGGGCAACAAAATTGCCGCAATCGAGACTTATCTCTCCGACGTTGAGGGTATGAACGCCTTCTTTATCTGA
- a CDS encoding GMC family oxidoreductase → MPQYDYIVVGAGSAGCVVANRLTQDSDTTVLLLEAGNPDTKPEIQIPGECVNLLGTEVDWSYFSEPEPYLNNRNIFCSRGKVLGGSSSINFMFYIRGSRHDYDHWQALGNPGWSYQDVLPYFKKSEHQQRGGSEFHGVDGELSVTDPISPAVVSHRFTDAAVALGYDYNPDFNGIQQEGAGLYQLTVKNGKRHSAAAAFLVPILQRPNLTVTTGALVTRLLFEGTRTVGVEYLQEGSLHQVRVNQEVILSAGAFDSPKLLMLSGIGNAAYLQAMGLSVVADLPGVGQNLQDHILIPVAYQATQNLHPATTSSIAEAGLFLHTEWNSGPAPDLRFYFGPKLFAPPGYPHSDWAFTGAFSLTHPQNTGSVKLRSLDPKDAPMLQMNYLQSEVDVRKVVFAIKLIRQLFHTSFFDEFRGAEIAPGAEIQSDEDLEAYIRNSCGTEWHPVGTCKMGTDSMAVVDPELRVYGVEGLRVVDASIMPTITTGNTNAPTIMIGEKGADLIKAAGDASQQVPLAIAS, encoded by the coding sequence ATGCCCCAATACGACTACATTGTGGTTGGTGCAGGTTCGGCAGGCTGCGTGGTCGCAAACCGTCTGACACAAGATAGTGACACAACTGTGTTATTACTCGAAGCGGGCAACCCGGATACGAAACCAGAGATTCAAATCCCGGGAGAATGCGTCAATCTACTCGGCACTGAGGTGGATTGGAGCTATTTCTCTGAACCAGAACCCTACCTGAATAACCGCAATATCTTTTGTTCTCGTGGCAAAGTCTTGGGTGGCAGCAGTTCGATTAATTTCATGTTTTACATTCGAGGCAGTCGTCATGATTATGACCACTGGCAAGCATTAGGAAATCCCGGTTGGAGTTACCAGGATGTCTTGCCCTATTTTAAGAAATCTGAGCACCAGCAGCGAGGCGGGTCCGAGTTTCACGGGGTCGATGGGGAGTTAAGTGTGACTGATCCGATTTCCCCTGCTGTCGTATCCCACCGCTTTACAGACGCAGCGGTGGCATTGGGATATGACTACAATCCTGATTTCAACGGTATACAACAGGAAGGGGCAGGATTATATCAGTTGACTGTCAAGAATGGTAAACGACACAGTGCTGCGGCTGCCTTCCTCGTGCCCATTCTCCAGCGTCCCAATTTGACCGTAACAACTGGGGCCTTAGTAACTCGATTGTTGTTTGAGGGCACTCGCACCGTCGGAGTGGAATATCTGCAAGAGGGCTCGCTGCACCAGGTCAGAGTTAATCAGGAAGTGATTTTAAGTGCGGGTGCGTTCGATTCACCCAAACTGTTGATGCTTTCTGGCATTGGCAATGCAGCTTACTTGCAAGCAATGGGGCTTTCTGTCGTCGCTGATTTGCCAGGGGTTGGTCAAAACCTCCAAGACCACATTCTCATTCCTGTGGCATATCAAGCAACTCAGAATTTACACCCTGCAACCACCAGTAGTATCGCGGAAGCTGGATTATTTTTGCATACCGAGTGGAATTCGGGACCTGCACCCGATTTACGGTTTTATTTCGGTCCCAAGCTGTTCGCACCACCTGGCTATCCCCACTCTGATTGGGCATTCACAGGGGCGTTCTCTTTAACCCATCCGCAAAACACAGGTAGTGTCAAGTTGCGATCGCTCGATCCGAAAGATGCCCCCATGTTACAGATGAACTATCTGCAAAGTGAAGTCGATGTGCGAAAAGTTGTTTTCGCAATTAAGTTAATCCGTCAATTGTTTCATACCAGCTTCTTTGATGAATTTCGCGGTGCAGAAATCGCTCCGGGTGCCGAGATTCAGAGCGATGAAGACCTTGAAGCTTATATCCGCAACAGTTGTGGCACAGAGTGGCATCCTGTCGGAACCTGCAAAATGGGCACTGACTCGATGGCGGTTGTAGACCCTGAACTGCGGGTCTATGGAGTTGAAGGGTTGCGTGTTGTCGATGCATCCATCATGCCGACGATCACCACAGGTAATACGAACGCACCCACCATCATGATCGGCGAAAAAGGAGCCGATTTAATTAAAGCTGCGGGTGACGCTTCACAACAAGTACCTTTAGCAATTGCCAGTTAA
- a CDS encoding cupin domain-containing protein — protein MTQSLWFFGARLNIVADHTTTGGKYDLIEGYFPPGSQTPPHRHTRYSEQLYVLEGEFTVWAGENKVVLSEGESFLIPIGTTHVVAALGNQPARGLVVAAPSAFARLIAAVGTLDETEPPDMELAERISAEIGDEILGPLGALPFADATNP, from the coding sequence ATGACACAGTCACTCTGGTTTTTTGGCGCTCGCCTCAACATCGTTGCCGATCACACCACGACTGGAGGTAAGTACGATTTGATCGAAGGCTACTTCCCACCTGGCTCACAAACCCCTCCTCATCGCCACACGCGCTATTCTGAACAACTCTATGTGCTGGAAGGGGAGTTCACAGTCTGGGCAGGTGAGAACAAAGTTGTGCTGAGCGAAGGTGAAAGCTTCCTGATTCCGATTGGCACAACTCACGTTGTCGCTGCACTCGGCAACCAGCCAGCTCGCGGCTTGGTCGTTGCTGCACCCAGTGCCTTTGCGCGGCTGATTGCAGCGGTGGGGACGCTGGATGAGACAGAACCACCGGACATGGAGCTAGCTGAACGTATTTCTGCCGAGATCGGCGACGAAATTCTGGGTCCGCTCGGAGCCCTACCCTTCGCAGATGCTACGAACCCATAG
- a CDS encoding alpha/beta fold hydrolase produces MPTLILQGEADRILPYHSTGARLPKLIKDSHFVVISGGPHAVIWTSAEQVNPAWLNFLKQGN; encoded by the coding sequence GTGCCAACCCTAATCCTTCAGGGAGAGGCCGATCGCATCCTTCCTTATCATTCCACTGGAGCAAGGCTACCCAAGTTGATCAAAGACAGTCACTTTGTAGTGATATCTGGCGGTCCCCACGCAGTCATTTGGACTTCTGCGGAGCAAGTCAACCCTGCATGGTTGAACTTCCTTAAACAAGGGAATTAA
- a CDS encoding mercuric reductase → MDTQYYDDIIIGSGKAGKTLAPALAADGRKTALVERSLNMIGGSCPNIACIPSKTMVASAEVANTVRNSAAYGINTTLPTIDLAAVIQRKRSVVQSLRPINLNNLHTALGDDLIIGTARFVAPKTIEVATSEGVTRLLTAERFFINAGTRPLIPPVPGLEEAGFLTSESIMENEQLPEHLIVLGSGYIGLEFAQTFRRFGSRVTVIGQSEQILSQQDPDIANAVQTLLERDGIDFLLKAKVLRVDRSGNEITLQIQVAERDIKLQGSHLLVAVGRSSNADSLNLAAVGVATDTRGFIQVNERLETNVPNIWALGDINGGPQYTHVSLDDYRIVKANLIDGGNRSTRKRLVPSCLFIDPELAQVGLTETEARRQGYAIRVAKLDPSDIMRAVTEGQTDGLLKVIVDTETGRILGCSLLCHEAGEVISTVQMVMLAQMPYTVLRDGVLTHPTMTEGLNALFSKL, encoded by the coding sequence ATGGATACTCAATACTACGACGATATTATTATTGGCAGCGGTAAAGCAGGTAAAACTCTAGCACCTGCACTAGCCGCGGACGGACGCAAAACCGCTCTGGTGGAACGCAGCTTAAACATGATCGGTGGCTCGTGCCCTAACATTGCTTGCATTCCCAGCAAAACAATGGTGGCCAGTGCAGAGGTTGCAAATACTGTGCGAAACAGTGCTGCCTATGGCATCAACACAACACTACCCACGATTGACTTGGCTGCAGTGATTCAGCGCAAACGATCGGTCGTGCAGTCCCTGCGACCCATCAATCTTAATAACTTGCACACTGCATTGGGGGATGATCTGATCATTGGCACCGCTCGCTTTGTGGCACCTAAAACAATTGAAGTGGCAACATCTGAGGGAGTAACTCGCTTACTCACCGCAGAACGGTTTTTTATCAATGCAGGCACGCGACCGTTAATTCCACCGGTGCCAGGGCTCGAAGAAGCTGGGTTTCTGACAAGTGAGTCGATTATGGAGAACGAACAGTTGCCTGAGCACCTGATCGTGCTCGGGAGTGGCTACATTGGGTTGGAGTTTGCCCAGACGTTCCGGCGCTTTGGCTCTCGTGTCACCGTAATTGGACAAAGTGAGCAAATCCTGTCGCAGCAAGATCCCGATATTGCCAATGCGGTACAAACGCTACTGGAACGAGACGGCATTGACTTCTTGCTAAAAGCAAAGGTATTGAGAGTTGATCGCTCTGGCAATGAAATTACCCTACAGATCCAGGTTGCCGAGCGTGACATTAAGCTCCAGGGTTCGCATTTGCTCGTCGCCGTCGGTCGGTCGTCAAACGCTGATTCCTTAAATTTAGCCGCTGTGGGTGTGGCGACAGATACTCGCGGATTTATTCAAGTTAACGAGCGCTTGGAGACGAATGTACCGAATATTTGGGCCTTAGGCGATATCAACGGCGGGCCGCAATATACCCATGTGTCGCTGGACGATTATCGGATTGTCAAAGCGAATCTGATTGATGGTGGCAACCGCAGCACGCGCAAACGCTTGGTTCCATCCTGTCTGTTCATCGATCCAGAACTGGCTCAGGTAGGTCTGACCGAAACCGAAGCACGACGACAAGGGTATGCCATCCGTGTGGCGAAGCTAGATCCCTCAGACATTATGCGAGCGGTAACAGAGGGTCAAACGGATGGGCTGCTGAAGGTGATCGTGGATACCGAGACAGGTCGTATTCTCGGGTGTTCGCTCTTGTGCCATGAAGCGGGTGAGGTGATTTCAACGGTGCAGATGGTGATGTTGGCCCAGATGCCCTACACCGTTTTGCGTGACGGAGTTTTGACCCATCCCACGATGACTGAAGGGTTAAACGCGCTGTTTTCAAAGTTGTAG
- a CDS encoding DUF981 family protein → MFIDYVTLMLINLAAGLVLLAAYVYFGLGTSNQRRWIPGFGVVGAIALVTGLHMTFTWPIPGSFNIAFGETTALFGVLFAGTSLTLAMGWELISLGIYGFFAGLVSLLIGLRFINLGLTPIAVPAGIGFILVGLGGVFAALTLYLKENRFLRIIGAIVLIVAALIFGFIGLASYWVHLANFSAWQPMPK, encoded by the coding sequence ATGTTTATCGATTACGTTACACTCATGCTGATTAACTTGGCAGCTGGACTCGTTCTGCTAGCTGCCTATGTATATTTTGGGCTAGGTACTTCAAACCAGAGACGCTGGATTCCAGGTTTTGGTGTGGTCGGCGCGATCGCCTTGGTCACTGGCCTGCACATGACGTTCACCTGGCCCATTCCCGGTAGTTTCAATATCGCCTTTGGCGAAACAACTGCCCTATTTGGCGTTCTATTTGCAGGAACTTCACTCACTTTGGCAATGGGTTGGGAGCTAATAAGTCTGGGCATCTATGGATTCTTTGCCGGACTCGTATCACTTCTCATTGGCTTGCGCTTCATCAATCTGGGGCTAACACCAATTGCTGTGCCAGCAGGAATTGGGTTCATCTTAGTGGGGTTAGGAGGGGTTTTTGCTGCACTGACGCTCTATCTCAAAGAAAATCGTTTCTTGCGAATAATTGGAGCCATTGTATTAATTGTGGCAGCACTCATCTTTGGTTTTATTGGATTGGCTTCCTACTGGGTACATCTTGCTAACTTCTCAGCCTGGCAGCCTATGCCAAAGTAG